From one Plasmodium malariae genome assembly, chromosome: 12 genomic stretch:
- the PmUG01_12045300 gene encoding conserved Plasmodium protein, unknown function produces MKIQREKTKSSTPLRRIPKNRGTVVKNANETNPLSEKEIKNVIEVYSEANKAYYKNYIKNENNKKKKKKKKKNVSKKTESEEFNSLSLNPLDYRNQKFEENGTLLHLPGSSITPKYTTQNINADYRVASMSYGTLHKSNPLSWGCEYKKHYELPTICSIVKSKHPIYSKPQNTKIARNSSKNKINIGEKCTNKSSRKNYKQDKSLTIKKVPTFGNYKEDDFSGSLRDKDNINEHSHEYNNNIETTMKDSYDIDKYKNTSENIYNYSDFCNNSNNRKLKIETKNEFRDKGIDLNFTLKRNDNIMEEKSGFSSIQDIEKNSKDRNGELNFVDPKNENCITSIHSNRSVDSNLSNSTLMEFITSDTESKNECYPNECCNSGVSKSSTYLLHRNRHTKGNDAADNSKRVKTKFYDITGTQEKAKYDVHYKDKKILDKNLSNYKSEKEHNLKPKKNKNKELSAVHKENHYESSENASVENSKKYNMSVKCKMDPITDESKHKSCLGEISKKKNSSKLKQKKPCKNCNYLKNNLDHEANLSRDIIYNKSKKKFKIKSSRYTNYPEHKNIQNDNIRNNKLYNKIDLYTSGSHTTPFLSGHHDLTHLSVLKNQHLHGKQSHNISISKPNIQESSKIGQINMCTIKKPPNEIFHMRNELSNIVHNDVPIMQMQINQGKGAYIPNIPVYSYSTPAYTHKIPTTINNIYGNISPNGKIDLSHDRIAENSSELTKDKLCKPEYNTETYQTNALLPNIQTNLVQEYGISAVQNRQPGTQSQMFHMPIELSQAQIQIQTPYTRTEAPIAQTQVPTTLTRVPSVQTPVPMTLTYIPIAQTQVPMTQTHIGTSQSQVPMTHTHMPSVQTQIPTSQRQADFSVMQEKVPQIHAQNLHVQNQIAQTQQIPFIEKPIVIDPITLNEVYSNNEMRNVDKTCNIVVLPNPLVDYKNYNNDNSSCINQNKEESKTDNRFIKSFDINSYAPYNKTENNLNDLNREQYSERSVSKLFTKCGDNIDGMNTKNIKQNNCIERIKALDTGITFLKAEDEISSWLKAYVNIQPPIVNGKKPNRMSYPNVYSNNGNKNVYYTNINNNLAEIFKGPSNFDSLIIHNNSDNSNDNNDGTNSNSNNNNSNSNSNNSNNNNNMNIHEINIPHYSVNSKCTKELNTSQIIKASNEKLINLQNKQLLEILHEKNDVKSNNSNIIQENNYSYNDIKYHAKNNASEKNGHNVVDNTSNCFSFISPTENSQSFENKTNGTIFSAIPEVISVQNQLIQNEAPLTGHLN; encoded by the coding sequence atgaaaatacaaAGGGAAAAAACAAAGTCATCAACTCCTCTTAGAAGAATACCTAAAAATAGGGGAACCGTTGTAAAAAATGCCAATGAAACAAACCCATTGtctgaaaaagaaataaaaaatgtgatTGAGGTATACTCTGAAGCTAATAAAgcttattataaaaattacataaaaaatgaaaataacaaaaaaaaaaaaaagaagaaaaagaaaaatgtttcTAAAAAAACGGAAAGTGAAGAATTTAATTCCCTGAGCCTAAATCCATTAGACTATAGAAATCAAAAATTTGAAGAAAATGGGACTCTATTACATTTACCAGGATCTAGTATTACTCCAAAATATACAACTCAAAACATAAATGCAGATTATAGAGTGGCTTCAATGTCATATGGAACACTTCATAAATCGAACCCTTTATCTTGGGGATGTGAATACAAAAAACATTATGAACTTCCAACTATTTGTTCAATTGTAAAGTCAAAACATCCTATTTATTCAAAACCccaaaatacaaaaatagcACGAAACAgctcaaaaaataaaataaatattgggGAAAAATGTACTAATAAATCTTCgagaaaaaattacaaacAAGACAAAAGCTTAACGATTAAAAAGGTTCCTACTTTCGGAAATTATAAAGAAGACGATTTTTCAGGCTCTTTAAGAGataaagataatataaaCGAACATTCCCATGagtacaataataatatagaaacCACTATGAAAGATAGTTATgatatagataaatataaaaatacttcagaaaatatatataattactcCGATTTTTGCAACAATTCAAACaacagaaaattaaaaatagaaacaaAGAATGAGTTCAGAGATAAGGGAATagatttaaattttacaCTCAAAAGAAACGATAATATTATGGAAGAAAAAAGTGGTTTTTCCAGTATTCaagatatagaaaaaaacaGCAAGGACCGAAATGGTGAATTGAATTTTGTAGATcctaaaaatgaaaattgtaTTACAAGTATACATTCTAATCGTTCTGTAGATAGTAATTTATCAAACTCGACTTTAATGGAATTCATAACTTCAGATACAGAATCAAAAAATGAATGCTACCCGAATGAGTGCTGTAATAGTGGTGTTTCCAAATCTTCAACCTATTTATTACATAGGAATAGACATACTAAAGGTAATGATGCTGCTGACAACTCTAAACGAGTTAAGACTAAATTTTACGATATTACAGGTACACAGGAAAAGGCTAAATATGATGTCCACTATAAAGATAAGAAAATActtgataaaaatttatcaaattataaaagtGAGAAAGAACATAATTTGAAgcctaaaaaaaataagaacaaaGAATTATCAGCAGTACATAAGGAAAACCATTATGAATCTTCTGAAAATGCATCAGtagaaaattcaaaaaagtaCAATATGTcagtaaaatgtaaaatggaTCCAATCACAGATGAAAGTAAACACAAAAGCTGTTTAGGCgaaattagtaaaaaaaagaatagcaGTAAactaaaacagaaaaaaccatgtaaaaattgtaattatttaaaaaataatttagatCATGAAGCGAATCTATCAAGGgatattatatacaataaaagtaaaaaaaaatttaagataAAAAGTTCAAGATACACTAATTATCCggaacataaaaatattcagaATGACAATATTAGGAATAACAAATTGTATAATAAGATAGACCTATATACGTCAGGGTCACACACCACTCCATTTTTATCTGGTCATCACGATCTTACACACCTTAGCGTTCTAAAAAATCAGCATCTTCACGGGAAACAAAGTCATAATATTAGTATATCTAAACCAAATATTCAAGAATCTTCGAAAATAGGGCAAATTAATATGTGCACAATAAAAAAACCACCTAATGAAATATTTCACATGAGAAATGAATTATCTAATATAGTGCATAATGACGTTCCAATAATGCAAATGCAAATAAACCAAGGAAAGGGAGCATATATACCTAACATACCAGTATATTCATATTCTACTCCagcatatacacataaaataCCAACTaccataaataatatatatggaaatatatCACCGAATGGAAAAATAGATCTATCACATGACAGAATAGCTGAAAATAGTTCAGAATTAACTAAGGATAAATTATGCAAACCTGAATATAATACAGAGACATACCAAACAAATGCACTTTTGCCTAATATTCAAACTAATTTAGTTCAAGAATATGGAATCTCGGCAGTGCAAAATCGTCAGCCTGGAACACAATCCCAGATGTTTCATATGCCTATAGAATTATCTCAAGCGCAAATTCAAATACAAACACCTTACACACGAACAGAAGCACCAATCGCGCAAACGCAAGTGCCAACGACACTGACGCGCGTACCAAGTGTGCAAACACCCGTACCGATGACACTCACCTACATACCAATTGCACAAACGCAAGTACCTATGACTCAAACACATATAGGAACTTCCCAATCCCAAGTACCTATGACGCATACGCACATGCCATCTGTCCAGACCCAAATACCTACATCCCAAAGACAAGCTGATTTTTCTGTAATGCAAGAAAAAGTTCCTCAAATACATGCTCAAAATCTTCACGTGCAAAATCAAATAGCACAAACACAGCAAATTCCTTTTATAGAAAAACCTATTGTTATAGACCCAATAACACTGAATGAagtatattcaaataatgaAATGAGAAATGTTGATAAAACATGCAACATTGTAGTATTACCAAATCCATTAGtagattataaaaattacaacaaCGATAATAGTTCATGTATTAATCAAAACAAGGAAGAATCTAAAACAGATAATCGTTTTATTAAATCATTTGATATAAATAGTTATGCaccatataataaaacagaaaacaatttaaatgatttaaatAGGGAGCAATATAGTGAAAGGAGCGTTTCAAAATTGTTTACCAAATGCGGTGATAATATTGATGGTatgaatacaaaaaatattaaacagAATAACTGTATAGAAAGAATTAAAGCCCTTGACACAGggataacttttttaaaagcgGAAGATGAAATTTCATCATGGCTTAAAGCATATGTAAACATACAACCACCAATTGTAAATGGCAAAAAACCCAATAGGATGAGTTACCCAAATGTATATTCGAATAACGgcaataaaaatgtttattatactaatataaacaataatttAGCGGAAATTTTTAAAGGTCCCTCGAATTTTGATTCGCTCATTATTCACAATAATAGTGATAATAGCAACGACAACAACGATGGCACcaatagtaacagtaacaataataacagtaacagtaacagtaataacagtaacaataacaataacatgAACATTCACGAGATCAATATTCCCCATTATTCGGTAAACAGCAAATGTACTAAGGAATTAAATACATCTCAGATAATTAAGGCatcaaatgaaaaattaataaatttacaaaataagCAATTACTGGAAAttttacatgaaaaaaatgatgttAAATCAAATAATTCTAACATTATACAAGAAAACAATTACAGTTacaatgatataaaatatcatGCTAAAAATAACGCAAGTGAAAAAAATGGCCATAATGTTGTAGATAATACAAGTAattgtttttcatttataagtCCAACAGAAAATTCCCAAagttttgaaaataaaacaaacgGCACAATTTTCTCGGCTATACCTGAAGTTATAAGCGTCCAAAATCAATTAATACAGAATGAAGCTCCATTGACGGGTCATTTAAACTAG
- the PmUG01_12045400 gene encoding conserved Plasmodium protein, unknown function — MINNEEFCFPKRILSISVTGLTILLLIFTIVNEYKYVTYSKELRPIIKNATPVSCIPLEENNGKIIHINCPLQDQEIFYAPPEFSSNIYSFRGVFFEIKVEMYQWVRDRGYLGLFARGKFEDHIVKTPYNFLFFFRSKKNPTYMPSIGNVGRKYANYAKAGNYRLPRNALINFQKKKKLDLVDDGWFNESEIKPPFTVDHLNTNVYDNYLYTGDPLNPEVGDMRISFYGSSSTHATVIGVQRSRLLNTLFEIDGVNIMQQHVILLSEDNKIMINQTKDFIHINYGNIKSLWLFRLIAYCLLSVQIFSLIENSSRNFTWNLSISFVISAIILCLFPCIFWLFCDTAVFLFLLVLIFFLSISLLFLYNNEIDNRYYEMKNYMKRAKTEPTNYTFLNVPDGCTDIYEEYNNKKNKANSIFDSNSDASFYNSINKNNEPKFESSPAGMYHNM, encoded by the exons atgataaacaaTGAGGAGTTTTGTTTTCCTAAAAGGATTTTATCTATATCTGTAACAGGACTTActatattacttttaatatttactatTGTCAATGAATACAAATACGTTACTTATTCTAAAGAACTAAGAcccataataaaaaatgctaCACCA GTTTCATGCATTCCTCTAGAGGAAAATAACGGAAAAATCATACATATA aATTGTCCATTACAAGATcaggaaatattttatgcacCACCAGAATTCagtagtaatatatattccttcAGAGGTGtgttttttgaaataaaagtTGAAATGTACCAGTGGGTAAGAGATAGAGGATACTTAGGTTTATTTGCAAGAGGAAAATTTGAGGATCATATAGTAAAAACACCATacaattttctctttttctttagaagtaaaaaaaatccTACGTACATGCCATCTATTGGAAATGTAGGGAGAAAg TATGCTAATTACGCAAAAGCTGGAAATTATAGACTACCACGAAATGCCCTCATaaatttccaaaaaaaaaaaaaattagactTAGTAGATGATGGCTGGTTTAATGAATCCGAAATAAAACCTCCTTTTACTGTTGACCATTTAAATACTAATGTTTACgacaattatttatatactggAGATCCACTAAACCCTGAA GTCGGTGACATGAGAATATCTTTTTATGGTAGTTCGTCTACCCATGCAACAGTTATAGGTGTTCAAAGATCAAGGTTATTAAATACTTTGTTCGAAATAGACGGAGTTAACATAATGCAGCAACATGTGATATTACTATCTGAAGAcaacaaaataatgataaatcaGACTAAAGATttcattcatataaattatgggAATATAAAATCATTGTGGCTGTTTAGATTAATTGCCTATTGCCTACTATCCGtgcaaatattttctttaatcgAAAATAGCTCAAGG AATTTCACATGGAATCTTAGCATAAGCTTCGTTATATCAGCAATCATATTATGCTTATTCCCATGCATTTTCTGGCTCTTTTGTGATACtgctgtttttttatttttattggtcctaatttttttcttgtcaatatccttattatttttatataataatgaaatagatAATCGATAttatgaaatgaaaaattatatgaagaGAGCAAAAACAGAACCAacaaattatacatttttaaatgttccAGACGGCTGTACAGATATATAcgaagaatataataataaaaaaaataaggctAATTCAATATTCGATTCAAATAGTGATGCTTCCTTTTATAattctataaataaaaataacgaGCCAAAATTTGAATCTTCGCCTGCTGGAATGTATCACAACATGTGA
- the PmUG01_12045500 gene encoding diacylglycerol kinase, putative — translation MKYIFLFVNPTSGGNRASIFTELGVNEIIFHKPHKCHLYIYNMLDGEEGKKPGFLHLSSVINSPRELENEDSPKNGTHSNGKKLENNSGGNNGGSPNESNNANLENFQGDKNNNRKALVSTERISKDSNCNYNSSGNSKSNGNSSYNAENKIMTCNESNIENKDIFVYLLVAGGDGTLNWVLKEVEFYDINHNKFAVGVIPFGTGNDFAKAFGWKKINGIFTHTFLFNILKKIVDQTFKSKIEKHDYWNIEIVLNDDGYFNKINSKTKKKETLTENNETVRKLKLCMSNYFSIGIGSRIGRGFERHRKKSAFLNKLIYVLEGLKKVSFKRNIPVNLIIDKMVTGKNYDDVIFTTDNNDEYPSLKKAVSIICINIPSYASGNDIWNYTHKIGLKLPKNLTSDQKQVYEDLKKAQQSVGDGILEFVIYQSGIDIGLEFTVKGRAYRVHQGLGPWKICFKEKLNSVYFQVDGEYYRMTLPQHVSIEHYKKINALKNII, via the exons ATGAAGTACATTTTCTTGTTTGTCAATCCAACATCAGGGGGAAATAGAGCATCTATATTTACGGaa tTAGGAGTAAacgaaataatatttcacaAACCGCATAAATGCCATCTTTACATTTACAACATGTTGGATGGAGAAGAAGGTAAGAAACCTGGGTTTCTTCACCTAAGCTCCGTAATCAATAGCCCTAGGGAACTCGAGAACGAAGACTCACCAAAAAATGGAACACATTCAAACGGAAAGAAGTTAGAAAATAATAGCGGAGGGAATAATGGTGGTAGCCCTAATGAGAGCAATAATGCAAATTTGGAAAATTTCCAGGGGgataaaaacaataacaGGAAAGCTCTAGTTAGTACTGAGCGTATAAGCAAGGATTCTAACTGCAATTATAATAGCAGTGGTAATAGTAAGAGTAATGGTAATAGTAGCTACAAtgcagaaaataaaataatgaccTGCAATGAAAGCAACATCGAAAATAAAGacatatttgtgtatttgCTAGTGGCTGGGGGGGATGGAACATTGAATTGGGTACTAAAAGAGGTAGAATTTTACGATATTAATCATAACAAGTTTGCTGTAGGTGTTATTCCGTTTGGTACTGGTAATGATTTTGCTAAAGCTTTTGgatggaaaaaaattaacggGATTTTTACACAcacctttttatttaatattttaaaaaaaatagttgaTCAAACGTTTAAGTCcaaaatagaaaaacatGATTACTGGAATATTGAAATAGTTTTAAATGATGATggatattttaataaaattaattcaaaaaccaaaaaaaaagaaacattaacagaaaataatgaaactgtaagaaaattaaaattatgtatgaGCAATTATTTTAGTATCGGTATTGGCTCAAGAATAGGAAGAGGTTTTGAAAGGCACCGAAAAAAAAgtgcatttttaaataaattaatttatgttttagAAGGACTTAAAAAGGtttcttttaaaagaaatatacccgttaatttaataattgaTAAAATGGTAACTGGCAAAAATTACGATGATGTTATATTTACAACAGATAACAATGATGAATACCcatcattaaaaaaagccGTGAgcattatatgtattaatataccATCCTATGCATCAGGTAATGATATATGGaattatacacataaaatAGGTTTAAAATTACCAAAAAATTTAACCTCAGATCAAAAACAAGTTTATGAAGACTTGAAAAAGGCACAACAAAGTGTAGGGGACGGAATTTTAGAATTCGTTATATATCAGTCAGGTATAGACATAGGTTTAGAATTTACAGTAAAAGGAAGAGCATATAGAGTACATCAAGGCTTAGGTCCCTGGAAAATTTGCTTCaaagaaaaattgaataGTGTATATTTTCAAGTTGATGGTGAGTACTATCGTATGACTCTACCACAACACGTATCAATAgaacattataaaaaaattaatgcactgaaaaatattatataa
- the PmUG01_12045200 gene encoding conserved Plasmodium protein, unknown function: MHSTYSRCKGGDNNNIDTDIDADIDADIDADIDADIDTAIDADIDVDIDVDSSNNNNNTSINNYGNDYTRININATCNSDTNDNGEGADNASTHSDHAVDAVREEEKDGLTNNSKDVDNIGGNTYNIIRGNNNMNHHISNDYNTNTHVSISGKNDATSYKYNDGNYTGNGYRGNSYNNIRCSYSNSSSSCCCSVCSDSGILYDSSKENRESTYGDKNNVNTSEGSIDQGSINKGNVSREVKKEQEVKSPRNDDTTMLPLCFNKNNKIEELKKKKKRNVNKLTNREWLQKPEAQKKIKKKDKNIWMHEMIYTKENINESRNVIEYKKMKKSRYNRHPEMLIENMQEIKGLKNSLSEKEKKEKLNNNRELELILKISSFLENHKLNICEKDNIISKYVKKKVCSNEEFSTKLPIITKEDIKEKVKNEILQGINSPGKSYSDENSLIRKNLMDKKNVNKIKIKYNCDKENEYVEGACDVNESSVEVGSSKETKLNDIEQGSKKLWEINDSVPNSNYSFKRKIDTVHSNEGEEYIHESEVHYSDKNRYIGKIDKLFKDSNKFQETLISNDQTVSLSSNISSCKNEYEIFKYNSMNLKNRRRTTEDKWTDTKLSKCGTNPINTLFEKEEVKMNACEIVKRKNYIRHNKEKKDKNTICISNLFSNQKDEYTEYMLKTENEAEEVVNDRNKNNLKAGYNDKILGNVSRISDIPEKVDFNCIPLKKNLLLTVVNWKEPLKFKELNDRTASSLSTVNNLMKNNRKNEFIENKNILSKYKVDMEECDQKYYNNNTFCCSVKADSTAIAATTTVCATTAVTGTTPTRSRSLRFIKQLFKKKIPNGADILKSKSDTHFKFKLNINEKLAKKKFTNPKNMLSSRGCSPYDVKQKPKLFEVPMLPLKKEKYINLYLQNKEESSKKLHTYYCANSHVLMRDNKIKNISQNDKKRMSKSKYSNRITHTKSCNSLLNNTSSTSKLYPQCEIICRIPNKNFINYFCNSNNTPKVLNKKKRIYNNKML; the protein is encoded by the exons ATGCACAGCACATACTCTCGTTGTAAAGGGGGagataacaataatattgaTACTGATATTGATGCTGATATTGATGCTGATATTGATGCTGATATTGATGCTGATATTGATACTGCTATTGATGCTGATATTGATGTTGATATTGATGTtgatagtagtaataataataataatactagtATTAATAACTATGGTAATGATTATACacgtataaatattaacGCTACGTGTAATAGTGACACCAACGATAATGGCGAGGGTGCAGATAATGCTTCTACTCATTCTGATCATGCTGTTGATGCTGTCCGTGAAGAGGAAAAGGATGGCCTTACCAACAACAGTAAAGATGTTGATAATATAGGTGGAAATACCTACAACATCATCCGTGGTAACAACAATATGAATCACCATATTAGTAACGACTACAATACGAATACACACGTTAGTATCTCTGGAAAGAATGATGCTACTAGTTATAAATACAACGATGGTAATTACACTGGTAATGGTTACAGAGGAAATAGCTACAATAATATCAGATGTAGTTATAGTAACAGCAGTAGTAGTTGCTGTTGTAGCGTTTGCAGTGATAGTGGAATACTTTACGACAGTTCTAAAGAAAATAGAGAAAGCACATACGGAGATAAAAATAACGTAAACACGAGTGAGGGTAGTATTGACCAAGGTAGTATTAACAAAGGAAATGTTAGCAGAGAAGTCAAAAAGGAACAGGAAGTAAAAAGCCCCAGAAATGATGACACAACAATGCTACCACTTTGCttcaacaaaaataataaaatagaagaattaaaaaaaaaaaaaaaaagaaatgtaaaTAAGCTAACAAATAGAGAATGGTTACAAAAGCCGGAAGCtcaaaaaaagattaaaaagaaagacaaaaatatatggatGCATGAGATGATTTatacaaaagaaaatattaatgaaagtAGAAACGTTATTGAATATaagaagatgaagaagagCAGGTACAATAGACATCCTGAAATGTTAATTGAAAATATGCAAGAGATAAAGGGTCTGAAAAATTCTCTATcggaaaaggagaaaaaggaaaaactaaataataatagggAGTTAGAGCTAATTCTAAaaatttcatcttttttagaaaaccacaaattaaatatttgtgaaaaggataatataattagtaaatatgttaaaaaaaaagtttgttca aatgaagaattttCTACGAAATTACCAATTATAACaaaagaagatataaaagaaaaggtgaaaaatgaaattttgcAAGGAATAAATTCACCAGGGAAATCCTATTCTGACGAAAATTCTCTAATTCGGAAAAATTtaatggataaaaaaaatgtaaacaaaataaaaataaaatataattgtgATAAGGAGAATGAGTATGTAGAAGGAGCTTGTGACGTAAATGAAAGCTCTGTTGAAGTAGGCAGTtcaaaagaaacaaaattgAATGATATAGAACAAGGTAGTAAAAAATTGTGGGAAATAAACGACAGTGTACCTAATTcgaattattcttttaaaagaaaaatagacACTGTACATAGTAATGAAGGGGaggaatatatacatgagaGTGAGGTACATTACTCTGATAAAAATAGATACATTGGAAAAATAGATAAACTGTTTAAAGACTCCAACAAATTTCAAGAAACATTAATAAGTAACGATCAAACAGTTTCTTTAAGCAGTAATATATCATCatgtaaaaatgaatatgaaatatttaaatataactcaatgaacttaaaaaatagaagacGAACAACTGAGGACAAGTGGACGGATACAAAATTATCTAAATGTGGTACCAATCCTATTAATACACTTTTTGAAAAGGAGGAGGTTAAAATGAACGCGTGTGAAAttgttaaaagaaaaaattatataagacacaataaagaaaaaaaagataaaaatacgATTTGCAtatctaatttattttctaatCAAAAGGATGAATATACAGAATATATGCTGAAAACAGAAAACGAAGCAGAGGAAGTCGTCAATGataggaataaaaataatcttaAAGCTGGATATAACGACAAAATATTAGGGAATGTATCACGGATCTCTGATATTCCAGAGAAAGTAGATTTTAATTGCATTCCATTGAAAAAGAACCTGTTACTAACAGTTGTGAATTGGAAGGAACCCTTAAAATTTAAGGAATTAAATGATAGAACCGCATCTTCACTTAGTactgtaaataatttaatgaaaaacaaTAGAAAAAATGAGTTCATcgagaataaaaatattttgagtAAATACAAAGTTGACATGGAGGAATGCgatcaaaaatattataacaacAACACTTTTTGCTGCTCTGTGAAAGCAGACTCTACTGCTATCGCTGCTACTACCACTGTCTGTGCTACTACCGCCGTGACTGGCACTACCCCTACACGTTCTAGAAGCTTACGTTTCATAAAACagttattcaaaaaaaaaatacctaACGGTGCAGATATCTTAAAATCAAAGAGTGATACTCATTTCAAATTTAAATTGAATATCAATGAAAAATTAGCTAAAAAGAAGTTTACTAATcctaaaaatatgttatcaTCACGTGGATGTTCCCCATATGACGTTAAGCAAAAACCTAAATTATTTGAAGTACCCATGTTACcactaaaaaaagaaaaatatattaatttatacttacaaaataaagaagaaagttctaaaaaattacataccTATTATTGCGCAAATTCACATGTACTAATGAGagataacaaaattaaaaatataagccaaaatgataaaaaacgTATGAGCAAATCTAAATATTCCAATAGAATAACTCATACTAAAAGTTGTAAtagtttattaaataatacatcATCTACTTCTAAGCTTTACCCCCAATGCGAAATTATATGTAGAATaccaaataaaaattttattaattatttttgcaaCTCAAATAATACACCTAAGgtcttaaataaaaaaaagagaatatataataacaaaatgttGTAG
- the PmUG01_12045100 gene encoding conserved Plasmodium protein, unknown function yields MSFQETKSDFYPRDDLHNFYPYICHTGNEKIINNSHNDRTLYGASDMLNLEKSHKNNDINYINKMYNKTQLYYPHDRTIQNDATNVFSNSFYETKEHLNKHITVSNGNSRDKKIFRKNACTHSCNRYYNCPVDIGDSDNMNCVHNKNNKGKSKIKLKYHCDDYDDDNYNDSGESDDYDRVSRNKDYSSCYENSHKYTSKKEGRNKTVIHITTDHNLSEDDCRMYNDENILNSEKKKKKRPRKKFMGKYLFSEIKNCFRSPWNVNDKSRPFLTRPNLKCFHYLITEKEKEHRGRKPEIFVRF; encoded by the coding sequence ATGAGCTTTCAAGAGACCAAGTCAGATTTTTACCCGCGTGATGACCTTCATAATTTCTATCCTTACATATGCCATAcaggaaatgaaaaaataattaataactCGCATAATGATCGAACGCTATATGGTGCAAGTGATATgttaaatttagaaaaatcgcataaaaataatgatataaattatattaataaaatgtacaacAAAACGCAACTATACTACCCACATGATAGAACAATTCAAAATGATGCAACCAACGTGTTTTCAAACTCATTTTATGAAACTAAAGAACATTTAAATAAGCATATAACAGTAAGTAATGGGAATAGTcgtgataaaaaaatatttcggAAAAATGCCTGTACGCATAGTTGTAACAGATATTATAACTGCCCAGTTGATATTGGCGATAGTGACAATATGAATTgtgtacataataaaaataataaagggaaaagtaaaattaagcTGAAGTATCACTGTGATGATTATGACGATGATAATTATAACGACAGCGGTGAAAGTGACGATTATGATAGAGTTAGTAGGAATAAGGATTATAGTTCTTGCTATGAAAACTCACACAAATATACATCAAAAAAGGAAGGTAGAAATAAAACAGTAATACATATTACAACTGATCATAACTTAAGTGAAGATGATTGTAGAATGTacaatgatgaaaatatacttaattccgaaaaaaaaaaaaaaaaaagacctagaaaaaaatttatgggGAAATACCTTTTTTccgaaataaaaaattgcttCCGCTCCCCATGGAATGTGAATGATAAATCTCGTCCATTTTTAACTCGTCCTAATCTTAAGTGTTTTCATTACCTAATAacggaaaaggaaaaggagcACAGGGGTAGAAAACCAGAAATTTTCGTTCGGTTttag